A genome region from endosymbiont of Acanthamoeba sp. UWC8 includes the following:
- a CDS encoding ribonuclease H-like domain-containing protein → MNTKYHIDDLPSNVSLQGNLAIDTEAMGLNNFRDRLCVVQLSDEAKNVHVVHFPNKQYDCPNLKKFLNDESRIKIFHFARFDIAIMHHYLKVELKNVYCTKVASRLARTYTDQHSLKDLCHELLGVKISKQQQTSDWGAAKLTQDQINYAASDVLYLHALKDKLDFMLKREGRLELAGKCFEFLPTRADLDLSGWPEIDIFAHSI, encoded by the coding sequence ATAAATACTAAATATCATATTGATGACCTTCCGAGTAATGTTTCACTTCAAGGTAATCTAGCAATTGATACCGAAGCTATGGGTCTTAATAACTTTAGGGATAGGCTTTGTGTCGTGCAACTAAGCGATGAAGCAAAAAATGTCCATGTGGTGCATTTTCCGAATAAGCAATATGATTGTCCTAATTTAAAAAAGTTTTTAAATGATGAAAGCCGGATAAAAATTTTCCATTTTGCTCGTTTTGATATTGCAATTATGCATCATTACTTAAAAGTCGAACTTAAAAACGTTTATTGTACTAAGGTAGCCTCCAGGCTTGCGCGTACATATACGGATCAGCATAGCTTAAAAGATTTATGCCATGAACTGCTCGGAGTTAAGATTTCCAAGCAGCAGCAAACCTCCGATTGGGGGGCGGCTAAGCTTACCCAGGATCAGATTAATTATGCAGCTTCGGATGTTTTATATTTGCATGCATTAAAAGATAAGTTGGATTTTATGCTTAAGCGTGAAGGGAGACTGGAACTTGCAGGGAAGTGCTTTGAGTTTTTACCTACCAGAGCCGATCTGGATTTAAGCGGTTGGCCGGAAATAGATATTTTTGCTCATTCGATATAG
- the pth gene encoding aminoacyl-tRNA hydrolase: MYKLIAGLGNPGERYKNTRHNLGFMAIDEIALKLNVMQFVNKFHAEFISLQVGNYKILLLKPQTFMNNSGTAIRECANFYKILPQDILVIHDELDLETGKIKIKIGGGSGGHNGLKSIDQNIGNNYYRLRFGVGKPEHKSQVSDYVLHNFNSNEIKIVSQGLKFISNNLGLLLNSNYDNFLNNYANELKKNVEQK; the protein is encoded by the coding sequence ATGTATAAACTTATTGCAGGGCTCGGCAACCCGGGAGAGAGATATAAAAACACTCGTCATAACTTAGGGTTTATGGCGATAGATGAAATTGCACTGAAACTCAATGTTATGCAATTTGTTAATAAATTTCATGCTGAATTTATTTCTCTCCAAGTTGGAAATTACAAAATTCTTCTGCTAAAGCCACAAACTTTTATGAATAATTCAGGCACGGCAATCAGAGAATGCGCTAATTTTTATAAGATACTACCCCAAGATATTTTAGTAATCCATGATGAGCTTGATCTGGAAACAGGCAAAATAAAAATTAAAATAGGCGGCGGCAGCGGCGGCCATAATGGTTTAAAATCAATTGATCAAAATATAGGTAATAATTATTACAGGCTTAGGTTCGGCGTAGGAAAGCCGGAGCATAAATCTCAGGTTTCCGATTATGTTCTGCATAATTTTAATAGTAATGAAATCAAAATTGTATCTCAGGGCTTAAAATTTATTAGTAATAATCTTGGATTATTACTCAATTCCAACTATGATAATTTTCTAAATAATTATGCAAATGAACTTAAAAAAAACGTGGAGCAAAAATAA
- the ychF gene encoding redox-regulated ATPase YchF, which produces MGFKCGIVGLPNVGKSTLFNALTSSQAAEAANYPFCTIEPNVGKVSVPDERINKLAAIAHSAKIIPNQIEFVDIAGLVRGASKGEGLGNQFLSHIREVDAIVNVLRCFDDDDITHVEGKVDPISDIEIIETELILADLESLEKRLPNLEKKARTDKELALDVELINQVTKVLGSGKPARLALTKDNEKRLKNLQLLTSKPVMYVCNVAEDDVLSGNKYSEQVLNKAKAEGAFCVLVSAKIEADIANLESEEEKKEFLESLGMKETGLSQVIKAGYDMLGLITFFTIGPKEAHAWTIINGTLAPQAAGVIHTDFEKGFIRSETTSYEDYIKYNGESGAREAGRLRLEGKDYKVNDGDILHFRFNV; this is translated from the coding sequence ATGGGATTTAAATGTGGAATCGTCGGTCTTCCTAACGTCGGTAAATCAACTCTTTTCAATGCACTCACCTCTTCTCAGGCTGCTGAGGCGGCAAATTACCCTTTCTGTACAATTGAACCGAACGTCGGAAAAGTTTCCGTTCCTGACGAAAGAATTAATAAACTTGCAGCTATTGCGCATTCGGCTAAAATTATTCCCAATCAAATAGAATTTGTTGATATCGCAGGTTTAGTCAGGGGCGCAAGTAAAGGCGAAGGTTTAGGCAATCAATTTTTATCTCATATCAGGGAAGTAGATGCGATAGTAAACGTACTACGTTGCTTTGATGATGATGATATCACCCATGTCGAAGGGAAAGTTGACCCGATCAGCGATATTGAGATCATAGAAACCGAACTTATTCTTGCCGACCTCGAAAGCTTAGAGAAACGCTTACCCAATTTAGAAAAGAAAGCAAGAACCGATAAAGAACTGGCACTTGATGTTGAGCTGATTAATCAGGTTACTAAAGTATTAGGCAGCGGTAAACCTGCAAGACTTGCCCTGACTAAGGATAATGAAAAGCGCCTTAAGAATCTACAGCTTCTTACTTCAAAACCCGTAATGTATGTCTGTAATGTTGCGGAAGATGATGTTTTATCAGGCAACAAATACTCCGAACAAGTTTTAAACAAGGCGAAGGCTGAGGGGGCATTTTGCGTTTTGGTTTCTGCTAAAATTGAAGCTGATATTGCAAATCTTGAAAGCGAGGAAGAGAAAAAGGAATTTTTAGAAAGTCTCGGTATGAAAGAAACGGGTTTAAGCCAAGTAATTAAAGCCGGCTATGATATGCTCGGGCTCATTACTTTCTTTACCATAGGGCCTAAGGAAGCTCATGCTTGGACTATTATAAACGGCACTCTTGCTCCCCAAGCTGCCGGAGTTATCCATACCGACTTTGAAAAAGGATTTATCAGATCCGAAACCACTTCTTACGAAGATTATATAAAATATAACGGGGAAAGTGGCGCAAGAGAGGCTGGAAGACTAAGGCTGGAAGGTAAAGATTACAAAGTTAATGATGGTGATATACTGCACTTTAGATTTAATGTTTAA
- a CDS encoding ankyrin repeat domain-containing protein: MKNNSNRTLTDDPIILKIIEAARNFDHKALEEVNVNQRDKKTGFHAATILAYNRETEVIKFLKPYILGIAKDRFGIRKKVMKTATELINSQVGIKHVWDHLYKNIVVEGFIMGGHTDLALEWINKGADVNIAVSIAAKQGNDALVTLLLNNYKVNIHAAVYMAAEGGNEELVDSLLTRGANTSFAISGAEIGGHRNLTQRLLEQAKNEDNYEYALNKAVREAAGYEHKELAEWLIEEYKANPLEALNGAIWNKSFNFATYLISNYKILPEKISASYNDDLKSYFKKKKYNIYSFLSGITDNELRKAYIHHTATILDISPDKLSNNFSSILKTMEDEKLSFDDAYVYYVEKKYIACGISTPLGDYVASFYKVYTANAPITREEILIPSEILNKIAHFCIEHPKLKRDDKSNEQKYPPLSESGINKVINLWVNRINVVCFERTERIKAQVSELALLITTAYNDNFPAVITHSINDLYNSVTGFRDKLTEEKSDGRGNQI, encoded by the coding sequence ATGAAAAATAACAGCAACCGCACCTTAACGGACGACCCGATAATCCTGAAAATTATCGAAGCGGCTAGAAACTTCGATCATAAAGCTTTAGAAGAGGTTAATGTAAATCAACGAGATAAAAAAACAGGCTTCCATGCTGCAACGATACTAGCTTATAACAGAGAAACGGAGGTAATAAAATTTTTAAAGCCATACATACTAGGTATCGCTAAAGATAGATTTGGCATCAGAAAAAAGGTAATGAAAACAGCAACTGAACTTATTAATTCGCAAGTAGGGATAAAACATGTTTGGGATCACCTTTATAAAAATATAGTAGTAGAGGGATTCATCATGGGTGGACATACCGATTTAGCGCTAGAATGGATCAATAAAGGAGCAGATGTAAATATTGCTGTAAGTATTGCTGCTAAACAGGGGAATGATGCGTTGGTAACTTTATTGCTGAATAACTATAAAGTAAATATTCATGCAGCCGTATATATGGCTGCCGAAGGCGGGAATGAGGAACTGGTAGATTCATTGCTGACTCGCGGAGCCAATACATCTTTCGCTATAAGCGGTGCTGAAATAGGAGGACACAGGAACCTAACGCAGAGGTTATTAGAGCAAGCAAAAAATGAAGATAATTATGAATACGCTTTAAATAAAGCTGTGAGGGAAGCCGCAGGTTATGAGCATAAAGAGCTGGCGGAATGGTTAATTGAAGAATATAAGGCAAATCCGCTTGAAGCCTTAAATGGAGCTATTTGGAATAAATCTTTTAACTTTGCTACATACTTGATAAGCAATTATAAAATATTACCTGAAAAAATATCTGCTTCTTATAATGATGATTTAAAATCATATTTCAAAAAAAAGAAATACAATATCTATTCTTTTCTCAGCGGCATCACTGATAATGAGCTAAGAAAAGCATATATCCACCATACAGCTACTATCTTAGACATTAGTCCTGATAAGCTTAGTAATAATTTTAGCAGTATACTAAAAACTATGGAAGACGAGAAATTATCTTTCGATGATGCATATGTTTACTATGTTGAGAAGAAATATATAGCCTGCGGAATATCAACTCCGCTGGGTGATTATGTAGCCTCTTTCTATAAAGTATATACTGCAAATGCTCCTATTACGAGGGAAGAAATACTAATACCTTCTGAAATTTTAAATAAAATCGCGCACTTTTGTATAGAGCACCCGAAGCTTAAGCGTGATGATAAATCGAATGAGCAGAAATACCCCCCGTTATCGGAGAGCGGAATAAATAAGGTTATTAATTTATGGGTAAATAGAATAAATGTTGTTTGCTTTGAAAGAACCGAAAGAATTAAAGCTCAAGTCAGTGAGCTGGCACTTTTAATTACAACGGCTTATAATGATAACTTCCCCGCAGTAATAACTCACTCTATAAATGACCTATATAATTCGGTAACCGGCTTTAGAGATAAGCTCACGGAAGAAAAATCCGATGGAAGGGGGAACCAAATCTAA
- a CDS encoding ankyrin repeat domain-containing protein, with translation MKNNLNSILINNPETLQIIEAVKIRDYEELKKIWDNPANKKTALNAVKILAGHRELEAIKLLMSISSYDISSFMVEGFAVRGDIDLTLEWINKGVNVHNAVKGAAEGGHVSLVNLLLGEHKASIHDAVKGAAEGGHEELMYSLLARGANINFAVEGTVLREDKKLLGRLLNQIKKTVNYKNILNTALITAAKHQQRESIKWLIEEYNTDPIKALNGAIYEKDFGFAIEIMLTYKDKIIPENISPVLTPHLKKYFNEKFNIYYFLSSVTDDELREKYIQHIAKIIRADTEQLKDNTEDFIDIMKNHKLSANDAYVYYVEAKYIERKNPTPLGDYISSFYSLYNTNIFTPQGGNNEICIPNEILNRIAYFCTEHPKLKHDDKSSGHRYSSLSEKGNNAVIDLWFERIGEIISLRPEEYIRKVSESAIMLTYEDDDNFSPVISNPIKYEYTSGFADRIRARQTNVLDR, from the coding sequence ATGAAAAATAACCTCAATTCCATTTTAATAAATAATCCGGAAACACTACAGATCATTGAAGCGGTAAAGATACGGGATTATGAAGAATTAAAAAAAATATGGGATAACCCAGCAAATAAAAAAACTGCTCTTAATGCTGTAAAAATATTAGCCGGGCATAGAGAGCTGGAAGCAATTAAACTTTTAATGTCTATTTCTTCTTATGATATTTCAAGCTTCATGGTTGAAGGGTTTGCGGTGAGGGGCGATATTGATCTCACTTTAGAATGGATAAACAAGGGGGTAAATGTACATAATGCCGTAAAAGGTGCCGCAGAAGGCGGCCATGTAAGCTTGGTAAACTTGCTACTTGGAGAACATAAGGCAAGTATACATGATGCCGTAAAAGGTGCTGCCGAAGGCGGCCATGAAGAATTGATGTATTCATTATTAGCTCGGGGAGCAAACATAAATTTTGCTGTAGAAGGAACTGTACTACGGGAAGATAAGAAATTACTGGGAAGGCTATTAAATCAAATAAAAAAAACAGTAAATTATAAAAATATTTTAAACACGGCCTTGATTACAGCTGCAAAACATCAGCAGAGAGAATCCATAAAATGGTTAATCGAAGAATATAATACGGATCCGATAAAAGCTTTAAACGGGGCAATTTATGAAAAAGATTTCGGTTTTGCAATAGAGATAATGCTCACCTATAAAGATAAAATAATACCCGAAAATATATCCCCTGTGTTAACTCCTCATTTAAAAAAGTATTTTAATGAAAAATTTAATATTTACTACTTCTTAAGCAGTGTTACTGATGATGAATTAAGAGAGAAATATATCCAGCATATAGCTAAAATCATAAGAGCTGATACTGAACAACTTAAGGATAATACGGAGGATTTCATTGATATTATGAAGAATCATAAATTATCCGCCAATGATGCATATGTTTACTATGTTGAAGCTAAATATATCGAGCGGAAGAACCCAACTCCGCTGGGTGATTACATATCATCATTTTATTCTTTATATAATACGAATATATTTACTCCCCAAGGAGGAAACAATGAAATATGCATACCAAATGAGATACTGAACAGAATAGCTTATTTTTGTACGGAGCACCCTAAACTTAAACATGATGATAAATCTTCGGGTCATAGATATTCTTCCCTATCTGAAAAAGGAAATAATGCGGTTATTGACCTTTGGTTTGAAAGAATAGGGGAGATTATTTCTTTAAGACCTGAGGAATATATAAGAAAGGTTAGCGAGTCAGCAATAATGCTCACCTATGAAGATGACGACAACTTCTCTCCGGTGATATCCAATCCCATAAAATATGAATATACTTCAGGCTTTGCAGATAGGATCAGAGCTAGGCAAACCAATGTACTTGATCGTTAA